The stretch of DNA TGAAGTTTCATTCTccaagtaattattttttcttgggTTAATTTGTTAATAAAGAAAGTTGTAGAAGTTAGAACTATATATGATCAATTTAGACTGTGTCTATTACATGTTTACTAATTTAAAACTAACAGTTCAAACGTAGTCTTTTTCTTCATATTAAAACTTATATACGATTGTGGGCTTAATATGTAGatgagagaggagaaagaagcaacaaaaaggagaaaaagagttACTATAATGAGGAAACAGAACCACCATGCCACTTGAGCTCATCCCTTTACTATGGAGGCCAAGAGAAATATTCCTCCGCAACGACTACCACCCAAGATACTGTTAGTCATTGTCGCATCTATCATATacattaaatacatatataacaccTACATGACAAATACTTATATTCTTTACTTTCAAGATTGTGCTTTTCATCTTTATCTTATACAGTACAAAAAAGATGGAGATGAAGGCGATTCCATAAGCGCATCAAGAGGAAACTGGTGGGAAGGTAAACGTTTTCCTATATCCAAAATTATTTGTTACTATTATACATGCAGACCTTTGCaatatttattacttttattaACACTAATATCTTTCTATTTGGCGCAGGGTCGCTTTATTACTAGCAATCCTGATTTACAAGCACCTGTTAATTGTTAAGGTACTTATCAATATTATATGAACAAGtgtaaaggaaaaagaaaacctaaattATATTCTTTGTGATCATTTTTCAGGAAAGTAAGAGACAACATGCATGGTCGTCCTATCATAATATGAAATTTGAAGGGTCGCtctaataaaaagaaagtaatatctataaattttataaaggTCCTTATACAAATCAGAAGAGTTTAGTCTATGTTGTTTACAAGAAGAGGGGCTTGTTCTTCACATGTTGATTCATTTTGTTTACGACAAATGCAACAACACTAAGAGAAGTCTCGTCCTGATGAAATTGTTTGGCTCCTTTTTCGTCAATTAATGTTTGTCTAATAGTgtgtgaaagaaagaaaaaaaaatgtttgtataaTAATAGTGTCGTCTATGTGCTTAAAATGTAGTTGTTTAATCTTTTGATGCCATATGCTTTACGATGCACTGATGCCACATGTATAATGAATAATGGATACGAATGTTTGCTTATTAGTAAGTATATTCTTCTGTTCCGTGTGAATGTGTgtgatgaataaataaatagtgcTGATTGCTACAAAACGGAACTTTGGGTGTTTGACTTCACTAGAGTTccctttgagagaaaaaaagtgATGAGAGTTAGGGATCGAGTCTGAGTCCTGGCGTTTAACTCAAAAGCAGATGGTCTTTTGGCTCCTTGTTTGAACTTTGATCTAATAAAACAGATACATAACcaccaaataaaaagaattgtGCTGGTTCTTAACCCTTGACAAGACAACAACATAAAGAGCGTGTTGTGTGATAGAAACAAGAATTATTAGCTCAATAACATAATGTAAATCCAAATTCTTTTTAACATTCATCCTCGGAGATAGTTGGCCAATGCTTTCTTTGGACCAAACCCACAACGTTCTCTGATGTTCCTCCCAGAGAGAAACGGAGctctttctcctcttcctccgtTGATGGGACTTATCAACGGCATTGGTGAATAACTTGGAGTTGATGCTGAGAATGATGGAGTTCTGTACGGAGTTGACGTGCCTGAGAATGACACAGAGAACAACGATGGAGCAGAAAGTTTCTTCCTTAGAGAGCCTGAGCCACCATTAGCTGATTCTTTAGACAACAATCTCAACTTGTCTGAACAAgaaccatcatcaccatcatctttgCTTATGTCATCCATAAACAACACTTCCTCTATGCGTACACCAATGCTATACGCCAAACTCTCTAATACCCTTGAGTAGCTCTCAAGTATAGACTTCCCTACATCCTGCAAATTAAAGAGTTTCACAAAGTTCAATACTTTTGTAAGGATAAGGTTTAATTTTGTAGGTTTAAGTGTGAAGTGAAAGGTAATGAATCAAACCTTGTTGTATTGGATCTTGCTTGTGTCTAAAGCTGTTTGTCTAAGTCCCGGGAAACGCTGCTTGAGACGGATCAATAGGCTTTCTGCTCTCTCCGCAAATATTTCCCTTTTGTCACCATCAGTTTGatgcatcatcatctccttcactATCATCCCCCATCTTGTACTTGTGGATCGATACAGAGAAATCATATGCCTCGAGTGAGCTCTTCGCCTCCAAACGTACATTGATGCTTCAACTCGATTCGCCATTTCTACAACCGCGTGCTCGGATGAAAGATCTATTGACTCAAGCAAGTAATCAGCTGAGAAGTTATCTGATGTGATGTTCCTATATAAGAAATCGCCAAGGCATGATCTTCCATTCTGCAAAATAAGAACAGTTCAGCTAGAAGAATTTGTATATTCAACAACTTGAGAGAATTTGGCTTTGtgttataaaagttttattaaacCTTTGGTAGAGCTTCAAGGTATGATTGTGGAACTTCCATATCAGCTAAAGCAATGCTGTTGATTGACATACAAGCTTTCAAGATTTGGTTAGTGAATTCACGAGTGTGATCCAGTTTCTTCCTAGATTGTTCGGTAAGTCCATCTGATGGCACACGCGGCAGAGGAAGCCACCATTTGTCTCCGTCTTCACGGAAAGAGTTTGACCTTACAGATTCCGCAGCTACAATCCCTTGATCAACGTACCAAAACTCTGTTGTTTCTCCAAAACTATCTAATATTTCCTAAAAGACgtccaaaaacagaacaaatctAGTAAGATCTCACATTTTTATTAGCCAATTTGAAAGCAGTCCTCGTCATGAGAACAAGAATGAAGGATCAGATTCTTACAATAAGCATATTGTCTAGCTTCCGTAGAGCAGGAAGACAAGTAAAGAGATCTGATCTTGGTCTGCAATTCATCACCTTAAAATCCACCAAAACATCaatgaaacagaacacaatCTACATGGACTTTAATCTCACTAAAAGGTGTAGAGTTGAGTCAAGTACCTCAATCTTGTTTCCATTGGGGACGTTCTGAAAAGAAGGTACCAATTCAACAATGTGATCACTAACAGACAGAAGAACTTCGATTTCTCTTCTCCACATGGATTTTTTCTCACTTGGGATTGGCTCTAGCCTCCATTGTTGTCCCAAAATTGCAGCTTTATTGAAATCAAAAGTTAGAATCACAAATCAAGTAGATACCACATAAACATCACAAACTAAAGTatgaaactttctatttattaaACTACCATAGAGATTGGTAATGGCGTTAGAAATAGCCAAAGCAGGACAAACTCCTTCACCAGAACCAGACATGTCTTCACCAAGCAACAACTTCGCCATTCTCTCTTTCAACAACTCAATTTCtacacaaaccaaaacaaaataaagtcagATTTGAGATTCTTTTCCTAGAGAGAGATGATTAAGCTAATTCAAGATTTGCACAAACCTGAAGTCTCTGTTCCAACTCTCTTAAACCCAAAATCATCGATTTTAGtaggagttttcttcttcattttaccAGAACTCTTCCTCCAAGAACCTTGCCCTAACGGCCATCCAAGGATCTGTGATTTCGTCGGAGGAGATGACGGAGATGAAACAGATCTCCCGGAGCTAGATCCAGCACCGCAACTTGAGCTGCTAAGACTTGAATCAGTAGTAGTGGACTCAGTCACTGAGTCAATCAAACCAACGATTCGTTTACTCTCACCAAATCTTCTCGACCCGCCTTCAAACCCAATACAGCTATTATTATTCTCCATTATCGCCAGACACTcgcaaagaaaaaagattgaatttttttagataCCCAGAAAAGAGGAAGCAGAGGAGatcatagagaagaagaagaagaattagtAGTTATTGTGGTCCATGAATTCGAGAAAAATTCttattgtttgtgttgttgttttttgttctgtctttttaaaagttttgaattttggtaAAGAAGGAGTCACATGTAAAATCTTAACGTCTCTCTccgatttttttataattttattcttgaaaaaaaaaaaaaaatggtgaatttACAAAGTAGCCGTTATAATCTGCCACGTCGGATTTTCGGACAAGAAGTGTTCCGTGATGTTCCCGCAGTGTTAAGTCCGAAACTTATAAACCAAGAAGACTTCTTTCGAATTTCTccatttcgtttttttttctttcattataaATCTTTCCgttaaactttttttgatgGCATAGATAAAATTTCTCTACTGACTAAAGTTTGTTATCGTGATAgtggtttaaatattttaagagGGAACGCTTAATTATGTGGTTTTTGCTTAAGAgtaatttttatgaaatgtttattattacaaatatacaaactacatattgtaatgttttttttgttgttgttgtcaaaacTACATATTGTAATGTATACGTAAGAGATGGTTCTTTAGATGCATGTACTCCAATTTAGATAAGTTATTACCACGTTCGTTTCGTAAATTTTAGGGACATTGattatcaatttttaaaaattatgttcaTCTTAGTTGCCCA from Camelina sativa cultivar DH55 chromosome 9, Cs, whole genome shotgun sequence encodes:
- the LOC104712206 gene encoding uncharacterized protein LOC104712206; amino-acid sequence: MDKNKNKKIVSTSSSSSASSSFDHIFGPRVSASSSSTASTGLFKSIFPPPSADQLGRQADFASQGGHVKFHSPNERGERSNKKEKKSYYNEETEPPCHLSSSLYYGGQEKYSSATTTTQDTYKKDGDEGDSISASRGNWWEGSLYY
- the LOC104712208 gene encoding rop guanine nucleotide exchange factor 6, translated to MENNNSCIGFEGGSRRFGESKRIVGLIDSVTESTTTDSSLSSSSCGAGSSSGRSVSSPSSPPTKSQILGWPLGQGSWRKSSGKMKKKTPTKIDDFGFKRVGTETSEIELLKERMAKLLLGEDMSGSGEGVCPALAISNAITNLYAAILGQQWRLEPIPSEKKSMWRREIEVLLSVSDHIVELVPSFQNVPNGNKIEVMNCRPRSDLFTCLPALRKLDNMLIEILDSFGETTEFWYVDQGIVAAESVRSNSFREDGDKWWLPLPRVPSDGLTEQSRKKLDHTREFTNQILKACMSINSIALADMEVPQSYLEALPKNGRSCLGDFLYRNITSDNFSADYLLESIDLSSEHAVVEMANRVEASMYVWRRRAHSRHMISLYRSTSTRWGMIVKEMMMHQTDGDKREIFAERAESLLIRLKQRFPGLRQTALDTSKIQYNKDVGKSILESYSRVLESLAYSIGVRIEEVLFMDDISKDDGDDGSCSDKLRLLSKESANGGSGSLRKKLSAPSLFSVSFSGTSTPYRTPSFSASTPSYSPMPLISPINGGRGERAPFLSGRNIRERCGFGPKKALANYLRG